In Camelus bactrianus isolate YW-2024 breed Bactrian camel chromosome 10, ASM4877302v1, whole genome shotgun sequence, a genomic segment contains:
- the LOC105068539 gene encoding olfactory receptor 52D1-like, which translates to MGPANKSQTSPNTFLLMGIPGLEHLHVWIGIPFCSMYVVALVGNVTILAVVRAERSLHEPMFLFLCMLSVTDLVLSASTLPRMLCLFWLGAHDIAFDACLTQMFFIHSFTAMESGFFLAMAIDRFVAICHPLRHTTIFTHARIAKMGASVMLRGVAFFSPHPILLKHLPYCRKQIIAHTYCELMAVVKLACVDTGSTKRYSLSVASVIGSCDGFLITVSYVLILRAVFRLPSREASLKALGTCGSHVCVILVFYTTAVFTFLTHCFGHSVVPQIHIFIANMYLLVPLFLNPIVYGIRTKKIRDHVLSSLRVRIA; encoded by the coding sequence ATGGGACCAGCCAATAAATCTCAGACATCTCCAAACACCTTCTTGCTGATGGGTATCCCCGGACTAGAGCACCTGCATGTCTGGATTGGGATTCCCTTCTGCTCCATGTACGTGGTGGCCCTGGTGGGGAACGTGACCATTCTGGCCGTGGTGAGGGCAGAGCGAAGCCTGCACGAGCCTATGTTCCTCTTTCTGTGCATGCTCTCAGTCACCGACCTGGTCCTCTCCGCATCTACACTGCCCCGCATGCTCTGTCTCTTCTGGCTTGGAGCCCATGACATTGCCTTTGATGCCTGCCTGACCCAAATGTTCTTCATCCATAGTTTTACTGCTATGGAATCAGGATTCTTTTTGGCCATGGCCATTGACCGTTTTGTGGCCATTTGTCATCCACTGCGCCATACTACCATTTTCACCCATGCTCGCATTGCAAAAATGGGAGCTTCCGTGATGCTCCGAGGGGTGgccttcttttctccacatcccatCCTGCTCAAGCACCTGCCCTACTGCAGGAAACAGATCATTGCCCACACCTATTGTGAGTTAATGGCTGTGGTGAAGCTGGCATGTGTGGACACGGGGTCCACCAAGCGTTACAGCCTCAGTGTGGCCTCTGTCATCGGTTCCTGTGATGGCTTTTTAATCACTGTCTCTTATGTCCTAATCCTCCGTGCAGTCTTTCGTCTTCCATCACGGGAAGCAAGTCTTAAAGCTCTAGGCACATGTGGCTCCCATGTCTGTGTCATCCTCGTTTTCTACACCACAGCTGTCTTTACCTTTCTCACTCACTGCTTTGGCCACAGTGTggtcccccaaattcatatcttCATTGCCAATATGTACCTTCTGGTACCACTTTTTCTTAACCCCATTGTTTATGGTATAAGGACCAAGAAAATTCGAGACCATGTCCTTAGTTCTCTAAGGGTAAGGATTGCTTGA
- the LOC105068538 gene encoding olfactory receptor 52D1-like produces MPPLNTSHRSPVTFLLMGIPGLEHLHVWIGIPFCSMYVVALVGNVAILAVVRAERSLHEPMFLFLCMLSITDLVLSTSTLPRMLCLFWLGAHDIAFDACLTQMFFIHSFTTMESGFFLAMAIDRYVAICHPLHHTTILTHARITVMGIIVVIRGVAFFSPHPILLRQLPYCRTRIIAHTYCEFMAVLKLACVDIGATSRYSLSVASIIGSCDTVLIAVSYVFILHSVFHLPSRDATFKALGTCGSHVCVILVFYSTAGFSIFTHRFGKNVPAHIHIFIANMYLLVPPFLNPIVYGIRTKKIREHVFKLLHVKVA; encoded by the coding sequence ATGCCTCCTCTCAATACTTCTCATCGCTCTCCTGTAACCTTCTTGCTGATGGGTATCCCAGGACTAGAGCACCTGCATGTCTGGATTGGGATTCCCTTCTGCTCCATGTACGTGGTGGCCCTGGTGGGGAACGTGGCCATTCTGGCCGTGGTGAGGGCAGAACGAAGCCTGCATGAGCCTATGTTCCTCTTCCTCTGCATGCTCTCAATCACTGACCTGGTCCTCTCCACATCTACACTGCCCCGCATGCTCTGTCTCTTCTGGCTTGGAGCCCATGACATTGCCTTTGATGCCTGCCTGACCCAGATGTTCTTCATTCACAGCTTTACTACCATGGAATCGGGTTTTTTCCTGGCCATGGCCATTGACCGTTATGTGGCCATTTGTCATCCACTGCACCATACCACCATTCTCACCCATGCGCGCATCACTGTAATGGGTATCATTGTGGTGATTCGGGGGGTAGCCTTCTTTTCCCCACATCCCATTCTGCTCAGACAGCTGCCTTACTGTAGAACACGAATCATTGCCCACACCTACTGTGAGTTTATGGCTGTCCTGAAGCTGGCGTGTGTGGACATAGGAGCCACCTCACGTTATAGCCTCAGTGTGGCTTCTATCATTGGTTCATGTGATACAGTTCTTATTGCTGTGTCCTATGTCTTCATCCTCCACTCTGTATTCCACCTGCCATCCCGAGATGCTACCTTTAAGGCTCTGGGCACATGTGGATCCCATGTTTGTGTCATTCTTGTCTTCTACTCCACAGCTGGTTTTTCCATTTTCACTCATCGTTTCGGGAAAAATGTGCCTGcacatattcatatttttattgcaaATATGTACCTTTTGGTGCCCCCTTTTCTCAATCCTATTGTGTATGGAATAAGGACCAAGAAAATACGGGAGCATGTTTTTAAGTTGCTGCATGTTAAAGTTGCCTGA